From the Xyrauchen texanus isolate HMW12.3.18 chromosome 37, RBS_HiC_50CHRs, whole genome shotgun sequence genome, one window contains:
- the LOC127630960 gene encoding protein PFC0760c-like isoform X3: MEQNIADFLKSAFPETDFEQVHFDDDFKTTHSDGTPQRQTAMVDNHNYRDTSEPLAMSALDFPQIPSSTNANEEEEIKNCSENNEDCLLDEQSMKMASMVYNSWDDNNSIENKTQVQQQQMNVCDEESRESEFKMHAETSDLHQMENKQDQTEDVSLLELVPTKGTHHDLGAEYHMVMEKTTSDLMSCQMLDKLKNRVDPEHVFQYAMNDNNFSAIESELHDCPIVSTEDESEDEIQIFTEDDHVKKGLADYPSDLSESVNEGNSESHSIPTDISKQSETLVVHEIENLATTTTHDDIQKESRMDPQDMATLKNEELAVEAISSKYDFKHDYDHVCVNYKLSNDSLETEIYNKRVSDCSDFRNYENFQTIAKMETYSEKYINEHPDYDSDISSHGDYNKSHGEEGDPISHTCKEVKNLDLPEQKHSFTKDLTRDWKSTECDEVDIEDTDHQSPGICDVVGLSGITTSSGAEMEDSRMEDCWTNSSENPNSSSVSVLNPSEYISVKLNRNNKEHNSGPLEVLDIGENINSLLPETFWSLMAEDNLKLDEYDWDINEEEVTCDREDYFLEELENDGLETERDWEKEKARIEAFNRYYGSVEGEINEGRIHKVKFCLDPESCQYGEDSDGSEEEVSSVSEWNSPQYSSVRPEQSSNEHNHEPLEVSDIRENISTLEPKTVWSSSLLMDEDNLKLEKYGDDINGDDFHKINSTMEICDEKEKLLEELKNVGQERMDWEQEPDRIEAFKRYYEEPVGGGQNKVAVRSHKVTLSLDQESSQYEEVDDDDDDDDDDDDSSEQESNTEDEITFKNLKTEDQSESDEPKERYSCRLKVLPKGLQKPGQKLKEQHKSYRCLVLLKSALAASLVTVVGVLSYWWATDSLDWIY; this comes from the exons ATGGAACAAAACATTGCTGATTTTTTGAAGAGCGCATTCCCAG aGACAGACTTTGAGCAAGTACACTTTGATGATGATTTTAAAACAACACACAGTGATGGTACACCACAGAGACAGACAGCAATGGTGGACAACCACAATTACAGAGACACCAGTGAACCTTTGGCTATGTCTGCTCTAGATTTCCCACAGATTCCGAGCTCAACAAATGCAAATGAGGAAGAGGAAATAAAGAACTGTTCTGAAAACAATGAGGACTGTTTATTAGATGAACAAAGCATGAAGATGGCATCTATGGTCTATAATTCATGGGATGataacaattcaattgaaaataaGACTCAAGTTCAACAGCAGCAAATGAACGTATGTGATGAGGAAAGTAGAGAGAGTGAATTTAAGATGCATGCAGAAACATCAGACCTCCATCAGATGGAAAACAAGCAAGATCAGACAGAGGATGTCAGTTTACTTGAATTGGTTCCTACAAAAGGAACTCACCATGATCTGGGTGCAGAATATCACATGGTAATGGAAAAAACAACATCAGATCTAATGTCCTGTCAGATGCTGGATAAACTTAAAAACAGAGTGGATCCTGAACATGTTTTTCAGTATGCAATGAATGACAATAATTTTAGTGCCATAGAGTCAGAATTGCATGATTGCCCAATAGTCTCAACAGAGGATGAATCTGAGGATGAGATACAAATTTTTACAGAAGATGATCATGTAAAAAAGGGTTTAGCAGATTACCCTTCTGATCTGTCTGAAAGTGTAAATGAGGGCAACAGTGAAAGTCATAGTATACCAACTGATATAAGCAAGCAGAGTGAGACGCTGGTGGTACATGAGATAGAGAACCTAGCTACAACTACAACTCATGATGATATTCAAAAGGAAAGCAGAATGGATCCCCAAGATATGGCCACTCTCAAGAATGAAGAGTTGGCTGTTGAGGCAATTTCTAGTAAATATGATTTCAAGCATGATTATGATCATGTTTGTGTAAATTACAAACTTTCCAATGACAGTTTGGAAACCGAAATATATAATAAGAGGGTTTCAGACTGCTCTGATTTTagaaattatgagaattttcaaaCTATTGCCAAAATGGAAACATACAGTGAGAAATACATAAATGAGCATCCTGACTATGATAGCGATATCAGCAGCCATGGTGACTACAACAAAAGCCATGGGGAAGAGGGTGATCCTATTTCTCATACATGCAAAGAGGTAAAGAATCTAGATCTCCCTGAACAAAAGCATTCCTTCACAAAGGACTTGACTAGAGACTGGAAAAGCACTGAGTGTGACGAAGTGGATATAGAAGACACAGATCATCAGAGTCCTGGTATATGTGATGTAGTAGGTTTGTCAGGCATTACTACATCTTCTGGAGCTGAAATGGAAGACTCCAGGATGGAAGATTGTTGGACAAACTCTTCAGAAAATCCAAACAGTAGTAGTGTGAGTGTACTGAATCCTTCAGAGTACATTTCAGTCAAGCTGAACCGAAACAACAAAGAACACAACAGTGGGCCATTAGAAGTTTTGGACATTGGAGAAAATATCAACTCTTTACTGCCTGAGACGTTTTGGTCCTTGATGGCTGAGGACAATCTAAAGCTTGATGAATATGACTGGGACATTAATGAAGAAGAGGTTACATGTGATAGAGAAGATTATTTTTTGGAAGAGCTTGAAAATGATGGGTTGGAAACTGAGAGGGACTGGGAGAAGGAAAAAGCAAGAATTGAAGCATTTAACAGATACTATGGGTCTGTTGAAGGAGAGATAAATGAGGGTAG GATCCACAAAGTTAAGTTTTGTTTGGATCCAGAATCTTGTCAGTATGGGGAGGACAGTGATGG CAGTGAAGAAGAAGTGAGTAGTGTAAGTGAGTGGAATTCTCCACAGTATAGTTCAGTCAGACCAGAGCAAAGCAGCAATGAACACAACCATGAACCTTTAGAAGTTTCAGACATTAGAGAAAATATCAGCACCTTAGAACCAAAGACAGTTTGGTCCTCATCATTACTGATGGATGAAGACAACCTGAAGCTTGAAAAATATGGTGATGACATTAACGGAGATGACTTCCATAAAATTAATTCAACTATGGAGATCTGTGATGAAAAGGAAAAGCTTCTGGAGGAGCTGAAGAATGTTGGTCAGGAAAGGATGGACTGGGAGCAGGAACCGGACAGAATTGAAGCATTTAAAAGATACTACGAAGAGCCTGTTGGAGGGGGACAAAATAAGG TAGCAGTCAGGAGCCACAAAGTTACATTAAGCTTGGATCAAGAATCTTCTCAATATGAGGaggttgatgatgatgatgatgatgatgatgatgatgatgatag TAGTGAACAGGAATCAAATACAGAAGATGAAATAACTTTCAAAAATCTGAAGACTGAG GACCAAAGTGAATCTGATGAACCAAAAGAGAGATATTCATGCAGGCTAAAGGTCTTGCCAAAGGGATTACAAAAGCCAGGCCAGAAGCTGAAGGAACAACATAAGAGCTATAGG TGTCTTGTCCTGCTGAAATCAGCATTAGCAGCGAGTCTGGTGACAGTGGTGGGAGTTCTGTCTTACTGGTGGGCCACAGACAGCCTGGACTGGATCTACTGA
- the LOC127630960 gene encoding protein PFC0760c-like isoform X2, whose protein sequence is MEQNIADFLKSAFPETDFEQVHFDDDFKTTHSDGTPQRQTAMVDNHNYRDTSEPLAMSALDFPQIPSSTNANEEEEIKNCSENNEDCLLDEQSMKMASMVYNSWDDNNSIENKTQVQQQQMNVCDEESRESEFKMHAETSDLHQMENKQDQTEDVSLLELVPTKGTHHDLGAEYHMVMEKTTSDLMSCQMLDKLKNRVDPEHVFQYAMNDNNFSAIESELHDCPIVSTEDESEDEIQIFTEDDHVKKGLADYPSDLSESVNEGNSESHSIPTDISKQSETLVVHEIENLATTTTHDDIQKESRMDPQDMATLKNEELAVEAISSKYDFKHDYDHVCVNYKLSNDSLETEIYNKRVSDCSDFRNYENFQTIAKMETYSEKYINEHPDYDSDISSHGDYNKSHGEEGDPISHTCKEVKNLDLPEQKHSFTKDLTRDWKSTECDEVDIEDTDHQSPGICDVVGLSGITTSSGAEMEDSRMEDCWTNSSENPNSSSVSVLNPSEYISVKLNRNNKEHNSGPLEVLDIGENINSLLPETFWSLMAEDNLKLDEYDWDINEEEVTCDREDYFLEELENDGLETERDWEKEKARIEAFNRYYGSVEGEINEATTGRIHKVKFCLDPESCQYGEDSDGSEEEVSSVSEWNSPQYSSVRPEQSSNEHNHEPLEVSDIRENISTLEPKTVWSSSLLMDEDNLKLEKYGDDINGDDFHKINSTMEICDEKEKLLEELKNVGQERMDWEQEPDRIEAFKRYYEEPVGGGQNKVAVRSHKVTLSLDQESSQYEEVDDDDDDDDDDDSSEQESNTEDEITFKNLKTEDQSESDEPKERYSCRLKVLPKGLQKPGQKLKEQHKSYRCLVLLKSALAASLVTVVGVLSYWWATDSLDWIY, encoded by the exons ATGGAACAAAACATTGCTGATTTTTTGAAGAGCGCATTCCCAG aGACAGACTTTGAGCAAGTACACTTTGATGATGATTTTAAAACAACACACAGTGATGGTACACCACAGAGACAGACAGCAATGGTGGACAACCACAATTACAGAGACACCAGTGAACCTTTGGCTATGTCTGCTCTAGATTTCCCACAGATTCCGAGCTCAACAAATGCAAATGAGGAAGAGGAAATAAAGAACTGTTCTGAAAACAATGAGGACTGTTTATTAGATGAACAAAGCATGAAGATGGCATCTATGGTCTATAATTCATGGGATGataacaattcaattgaaaataaGACTCAAGTTCAACAGCAGCAAATGAACGTATGTGATGAGGAAAGTAGAGAGAGTGAATTTAAGATGCATGCAGAAACATCAGACCTCCATCAGATGGAAAACAAGCAAGATCAGACAGAGGATGTCAGTTTACTTGAATTGGTTCCTACAAAAGGAACTCACCATGATCTGGGTGCAGAATATCACATGGTAATGGAAAAAACAACATCAGATCTAATGTCCTGTCAGATGCTGGATAAACTTAAAAACAGAGTGGATCCTGAACATGTTTTTCAGTATGCAATGAATGACAATAATTTTAGTGCCATAGAGTCAGAATTGCATGATTGCCCAATAGTCTCAACAGAGGATGAATCTGAGGATGAGATACAAATTTTTACAGAAGATGATCATGTAAAAAAGGGTTTAGCAGATTACCCTTCTGATCTGTCTGAAAGTGTAAATGAGGGCAACAGTGAAAGTCATAGTATACCAACTGATATAAGCAAGCAGAGTGAGACGCTGGTGGTACATGAGATAGAGAACCTAGCTACAACTACAACTCATGATGATATTCAAAAGGAAAGCAGAATGGATCCCCAAGATATGGCCACTCTCAAGAATGAAGAGTTGGCTGTTGAGGCAATTTCTAGTAAATATGATTTCAAGCATGATTATGATCATGTTTGTGTAAATTACAAACTTTCCAATGACAGTTTGGAAACCGAAATATATAATAAGAGGGTTTCAGACTGCTCTGATTTTagaaattatgagaattttcaaaCTATTGCCAAAATGGAAACATACAGTGAGAAATACATAAATGAGCATCCTGACTATGATAGCGATATCAGCAGCCATGGTGACTACAACAAAAGCCATGGGGAAGAGGGTGATCCTATTTCTCATACATGCAAAGAGGTAAAGAATCTAGATCTCCCTGAACAAAAGCATTCCTTCACAAAGGACTTGACTAGAGACTGGAAAAGCACTGAGTGTGACGAAGTGGATATAGAAGACACAGATCATCAGAGTCCTGGTATATGTGATGTAGTAGGTTTGTCAGGCATTACTACATCTTCTGGAGCTGAAATGGAAGACTCCAGGATGGAAGATTGTTGGACAAACTCTTCAGAAAATCCAAACAGTAGTAGTGTGAGTGTACTGAATCCTTCAGAGTACATTTCAGTCAAGCTGAACCGAAACAACAAAGAACACAACAGTGGGCCATTAGAAGTTTTGGACATTGGAGAAAATATCAACTCTTTACTGCCTGAGACGTTTTGGTCCTTGATGGCTGAGGACAATCTAAAGCTTGATGAATATGACTGGGACATTAATGAAGAAGAGGTTACATGTGATAGAGAAGATTATTTTTTGGAAGAGCTTGAAAATGATGGGTTGGAAACTGAGAGGGACTGGGAGAAGGAAAAAGCAAGAATTGAAGCATTTAACAGATACTATGGGTCTGTTGAAGGAGAGATAAATGAGG CAACAACAGGTAGGATCCACAAAGTTAAGTTTTGTTTGGATCCAGAATCTTGTCAGTATGGGGAGGACAGTGATGG CAGTGAAGAAGAAGTGAGTAGTGTAAGTGAGTGGAATTCTCCACAGTATAGTTCAGTCAGACCAGAGCAAAGCAGCAATGAACACAACCATGAACCTTTAGAAGTTTCAGACATTAGAGAAAATATCAGCACCTTAGAACCAAAGACAGTTTGGTCCTCATCATTACTGATGGATGAAGACAACCTGAAGCTTGAAAAATATGGTGATGACATTAACGGAGATGACTTCCATAAAATTAATTCAACTATGGAGATCTGTGATGAAAAGGAAAAGCTTCTGGAGGAGCTGAAGAATGTTGGTCAGGAAAGGATGGACTGGGAGCAGGAACCGGACAGAATTGAAGCATTTAAAAGATACTACGAAGAGCCTGTTGGAGGGGGACAAAATAAGG TAGCAGTCAGGAGCCACAAAGTTACATTAAGCTTGGATCAAGAATCTTCTCAATATGAGGaggttgatgatgatgatgatgatgatgatgatgatgat AGTAGTGAACAGGAATCAAATACAGAAGATGAAATAACTTTCAAAAATCTGAAGACTGAG GACCAAAGTGAATCTGATGAACCAAAAGAGAGATATTCATGCAGGCTAAAGGTCTTGCCAAAGGGATTACAAAAGCCAGGCCAGAAGCTGAAGGAACAACATAAGAGCTATAGG TGTCTTGTCCTGCTGAAATCAGCATTAGCAGCGAGTCTGGTGACAGTGGTGGGAGTTCTGTCTTACTGGTGGGCCACAGACAGCCTGGACTGGATCTACTGA
- the LOC127630960 gene encoding protein PFC0760c-like isoform X4 — translation MVDNHNYRDTSEPLAMSALDFPQIPSSTNANEEEEIKNCSENNEDCLLDEQSMKMASMVYNSWDDNNSIENKTQVQQQQMNVCDEESRESEFKMHAETSDLHQMENKQDQTEDVSLLELVPTKGTHHDLGAEYHMVMEKTTSDLMSCQMLDKLKNRVDPEHVFQYAMNDNNFSAIESELHDCPIVSTEDESEDEIQIFTEDDHVKKGLADYPSDLSESVNEGNSESHSIPTDISKQSETLVVHEIENLATTTTHDDIQKESRMDPQDMATLKNEELAVEAISSKYDFKHDYDHVCVNYKLSNDSLETEIYNKRVSDCSDFRNYENFQTIAKMETYSEKYINEHPDYDSDISSHGDYNKSHGEEGDPISHTCKEVKNLDLPEQKHSFTKDLTRDWKSTECDEVDIEDTDHQSPGICDVVGLSGITTSSGAEMEDSRMEDCWTNSSENPNSSSVSVLNPSEYISVKLNRNNKEHNSGPLEVLDIGENINSLLPETFWSLMAEDNLKLDEYDWDINEEEVTCDREDYFLEELENDGLETERDWEKEKARIEAFNRYYGSVEGEINEATTGRIHKVKFCLDPESCQYGEDSDGSEEEVSSVSEWNSPQYSSVRPEQSSNEHNHEPLEVSDIRENISTLEPKTVWSSSLLMDEDNLKLEKYGDDINGDDFHKINSTMEICDEKEKLLEELKNVGQERMDWEQEPDRIEAFKRYYEEPVGGGQNKVAVRSHKVTLSLDQESSQYEEVDDDDDDDDDDDDSSEQESNTEDEITFKNLKTEDQSESDEPKERYSCRLKVLPKGLQKPGQKLKEQHKSYRCLVLLKSALAASLVTVVGVLSYWWATDSLDWIY, via the exons ATGGTGGACAACCACAATTACAGAGACACCAGTGAACCTTTGGCTATGTCTGCTCTAGATTTCCCACAGATTCCGAGCTCAACAAATGCAAATGAGGAAGAGGAAATAAAGAACTGTTCTGAAAACAATGAGGACTGTTTATTAGATGAACAAAGCATGAAGATGGCATCTATGGTCTATAATTCATGGGATGataacaattcaattgaaaataaGACTCAAGTTCAACAGCAGCAAATGAACGTATGTGATGAGGAAAGTAGAGAGAGTGAATTTAAGATGCATGCAGAAACATCAGACCTCCATCAGATGGAAAACAAGCAAGATCAGACAGAGGATGTCAGTTTACTTGAATTGGTTCCTACAAAAGGAACTCACCATGATCTGGGTGCAGAATATCACATGGTAATGGAAAAAACAACATCAGATCTAATGTCCTGTCAGATGCTGGATAAACTTAAAAACAGAGTGGATCCTGAACATGTTTTTCAGTATGCAATGAATGACAATAATTTTAGTGCCATAGAGTCAGAATTGCATGATTGCCCAATAGTCTCAACAGAGGATGAATCTGAGGATGAGATACAAATTTTTACAGAAGATGATCATGTAAAAAAGGGTTTAGCAGATTACCCTTCTGATCTGTCTGAAAGTGTAAATGAGGGCAACAGTGAAAGTCATAGTATACCAACTGATATAAGCAAGCAGAGTGAGACGCTGGTGGTACATGAGATAGAGAACCTAGCTACAACTACAACTCATGATGATATTCAAAAGGAAAGCAGAATGGATCCCCAAGATATGGCCACTCTCAAGAATGAAGAGTTGGCTGTTGAGGCAATTTCTAGTAAATATGATTTCAAGCATGATTATGATCATGTTTGTGTAAATTACAAACTTTCCAATGACAGTTTGGAAACCGAAATATATAATAAGAGGGTTTCAGACTGCTCTGATTTTagaaattatgagaattttcaaaCTATTGCCAAAATGGAAACATACAGTGAGAAATACATAAATGAGCATCCTGACTATGATAGCGATATCAGCAGCCATGGTGACTACAACAAAAGCCATGGGGAAGAGGGTGATCCTATTTCTCATACATGCAAAGAGGTAAAGAATCTAGATCTCCCTGAACAAAAGCATTCCTTCACAAAGGACTTGACTAGAGACTGGAAAAGCACTGAGTGTGACGAAGTGGATATAGAAGACACAGATCATCAGAGTCCTGGTATATGTGATGTAGTAGGTTTGTCAGGCATTACTACATCTTCTGGAGCTGAAATGGAAGACTCCAGGATGGAAGATTGTTGGACAAACTCTTCAGAAAATCCAAACAGTAGTAGTGTGAGTGTACTGAATCCTTCAGAGTACATTTCAGTCAAGCTGAACCGAAACAACAAAGAACACAACAGTGGGCCATTAGAAGTTTTGGACATTGGAGAAAATATCAACTCTTTACTGCCTGAGACGTTTTGGTCCTTGATGGCTGAGGACAATCTAAAGCTTGATGAATATGACTGGGACATTAATGAAGAAGAGGTTACATGTGATAGAGAAGATTATTTTTTGGAAGAGCTTGAAAATGATGGGTTGGAAACTGAGAGGGACTGGGAGAAGGAAAAAGCAAGAATTGAAGCATTTAACAGATACTATGGGTCTGTTGAAGGAGAGATAAATGAGG CAACAACAGGTAGGATCCACAAAGTTAAGTTTTGTTTGGATCCAGAATCTTGTCAGTATGGGGAGGACAGTGATGG CAGTGAAGAAGAAGTGAGTAGTGTAAGTGAGTGGAATTCTCCACAGTATAGTTCAGTCAGACCAGAGCAAAGCAGCAATGAACACAACCATGAACCTTTAGAAGTTTCAGACATTAGAGAAAATATCAGCACCTTAGAACCAAAGACAGTTTGGTCCTCATCATTACTGATGGATGAAGACAACCTGAAGCTTGAAAAATATGGTGATGACATTAACGGAGATGACTTCCATAAAATTAATTCAACTATGGAGATCTGTGATGAAAAGGAAAAGCTTCTGGAGGAGCTGAAGAATGTTGGTCAGGAAAGGATGGACTGGGAGCAGGAACCGGACAGAATTGAAGCATTTAAAAGATACTACGAAGAGCCTGTTGGAGGGGGACAAAATAAGG TAGCAGTCAGGAGCCACAAAGTTACATTAAGCTTGGATCAAGAATCTTCTCAATATGAGGaggttgatgatgatgatgatgatgatgatgatgatgatgatag TAGTGAACAGGAATCAAATACAGAAGATGAAATAACTTTCAAAAATCTGAAGACTGAG GACCAAAGTGAATCTGATGAACCAAAAGAGAGATATTCATGCAGGCTAAAGGTCTTGCCAAAGGGATTACAAAAGCCAGGCCAGAAGCTGAAGGAACAACATAAGAGCTATAGG TGTCTTGTCCTGCTGAAATCAGCATTAGCAGCGAGTCTGGTGACAGTGGTGGGAGTTCTGTCTTACTGGTGGGCCACAGACAGCCTGGACTGGATCTACTGA
- the LOC127630960 gene encoding protein PFC0760c-like isoform X5, with amino-acid sequence MEQNIADFLKSAFPDFPQIPSSTNANEEEEIKNCSENNEDCLLDEQSMKMASMVYNSWDDNNSIENKTQVQQQQMNVCDEESRESEFKMHAETSDLHQMENKQDQTEDVSLLELVPTKGTHHDLGAEYHMVMEKTTSDLMSCQMLDKLKNRVDPEHVFQYAMNDNNFSAIESELHDCPIVSTEDESEDEIQIFTEDDHVKKGLADYPSDLSESVNEGNSESHSIPTDISKQSETLVVHEIENLATTTTHDDIQKESRMDPQDMATLKNEELAVEAISSKYDFKHDYDHVCVNYKLSNDSLETEIYNKRVSDCSDFRNYENFQTIAKMETYSEKYINEHPDYDSDISSHGDYNKSHGEEGDPISHTCKEVKNLDLPEQKHSFTKDLTRDWKSTECDEVDIEDTDHQSPGICDVVGLSGITTSSGAEMEDSRMEDCWTNSSENPNSSSVSVLNPSEYISVKLNRNNKEHNSGPLEVLDIGENINSLLPETFWSLMAEDNLKLDEYDWDINEEEVTCDREDYFLEELENDGLETERDWEKEKARIEAFNRYYGSVEGEINEATTGRIHKVKFCLDPESCQYGEDSDGSEEEVSSVSEWNSPQYSSVRPEQSSNEHNHEPLEVSDIRENISTLEPKTVWSSSLLMDEDNLKLEKYGDDINGDDFHKINSTMEICDEKEKLLEELKNVGQERMDWEQEPDRIEAFKRYYEEPVGGGQNKVAVRSHKVTLSLDQESSQYEEVDDDDDDDDDDDDSSEQESNTEDEITFKNLKTEDQSESDEPKERYSCRLKVLPKGLQKPGQKLKEQHKSYRCLVLLKSALAASLVTVVGVLSYWWATDSLDWIY; translated from the exons ATGGAACAAAACATTGCTGATTTTTTGAAGAGCGCATTCCCAG ATTTCCCACAGATTCCGAGCTCAACAAATGCAAATGAGGAAGAGGAAATAAAGAACTGTTCTGAAAACAATGAGGACTGTTTATTAGATGAACAAAGCATGAAGATGGCATCTATGGTCTATAATTCATGGGATGataacaattcaattgaaaataaGACTCAAGTTCAACAGCAGCAAATGAACGTATGTGATGAGGAAAGTAGAGAGAGTGAATTTAAGATGCATGCAGAAACATCAGACCTCCATCAGATGGAAAACAAGCAAGATCAGACAGAGGATGTCAGTTTACTTGAATTGGTTCCTACAAAAGGAACTCACCATGATCTGGGTGCAGAATATCACATGGTAATGGAAAAAACAACATCAGATCTAATGTCCTGTCAGATGCTGGATAAACTTAAAAACAGAGTGGATCCTGAACATGTTTTTCAGTATGCAATGAATGACAATAATTTTAGTGCCATAGAGTCAGAATTGCATGATTGCCCAATAGTCTCAACAGAGGATGAATCTGAGGATGAGATACAAATTTTTACAGAAGATGATCATGTAAAAAAGGGTTTAGCAGATTACCCTTCTGATCTGTCTGAAAGTGTAAATGAGGGCAACAGTGAAAGTCATAGTATACCAACTGATATAAGCAAGCAGAGTGAGACGCTGGTGGTACATGAGATAGAGAACCTAGCTACAACTACAACTCATGATGATATTCAAAAGGAAAGCAGAATGGATCCCCAAGATATGGCCACTCTCAAGAATGAAGAGTTGGCTGTTGAGGCAATTTCTAGTAAATATGATTTCAAGCATGATTATGATCATGTTTGTGTAAATTACAAACTTTCCAATGACAGTTTGGAAACCGAAATATATAATAAGAGGGTTTCAGACTGCTCTGATTTTagaaattatgagaattttcaaaCTATTGCCAAAATGGAAACATACAGTGAGAAATACATAAATGAGCATCCTGACTATGATAGCGATATCAGCAGCCATGGTGACTACAACAAAAGCCATGGGGAAGAGGGTGATCCTATTTCTCATACATGCAAAGAGGTAAAGAATCTAGATCTCCCTGAACAAAAGCATTCCTTCACAAAGGACTTGACTAGAGACTGGAAAAGCACTGAGTGTGACGAAGTGGATATAGAAGACACAGATCATCAGAGTCCTGGTATATGTGATGTAGTAGGTTTGTCAGGCATTACTACATCTTCTGGAGCTGAAATGGAAGACTCCAGGATGGAAGATTGTTGGACAAACTCTTCAGAAAATCCAAACAGTAGTAGTGTGAGTGTACTGAATCCTTCAGAGTACATTTCAGTCAAGCTGAACCGAAACAACAAAGAACACAACAGTGGGCCATTAGAAGTTTTGGACATTGGAGAAAATATCAACTCTTTACTGCCTGAGACGTTTTGGTCCTTGATGGCTGAGGACAATCTAAAGCTTGATGAATATGACTGGGACATTAATGAAGAAGAGGTTACATGTGATAGAGAAGATTATTTTTTGGAAGAGCTTGAAAATGATGGGTTGGAAACTGAGAGGGACTGGGAGAAGGAAAAAGCAAGAATTGAAGCATTTAACAGATACTATGGGTCTGTTGAAGGAGAGATAAATGAGG CAACAACAGGTAGGATCCACAAAGTTAAGTTTTGTTTGGATCCAGAATCTTGTCAGTATGGGGAGGACAGTGATGG CAGTGAAGAAGAAGTGAGTAGTGTAAGTGAGTGGAATTCTCCACAGTATAGTTCAGTCAGACCAGAGCAAAGCAGCAATGAACACAACCATGAACCTTTAGAAGTTTCAGACATTAGAGAAAATATCAGCACCTTAGAACCAAAGACAGTTTGGTCCTCATCATTACTGATGGATGAAGACAACCTGAAGCTTGAAAAATATGGTGATGACATTAACGGAGATGACTTCCATAAAATTAATTCAACTATGGAGATCTGTGATGAAAAGGAAAAGCTTCTGGAGGAGCTGAAGAATGTTGGTCAGGAAAGGATGGACTGGGAGCAGGAACCGGACAGAATTGAAGCATTTAAAAGATACTACGAAGAGCCTGTTGGAGGGGGACAAAATAAGG TAGCAGTCAGGAGCCACAAAGTTACATTAAGCTTGGATCAAGAATCTTCTCAATATGAGGaggttgatgatgatgatgatgatgatgatgatgatgatgatag TAGTGAACAGGAATCAAATACAGAAGATGAAATAACTTTCAAAAATCTGAAGACTGAG GACCAAAGTGAATCTGATGAACCAAAAGAGAGATATTCATGCAGGCTAAAGGTCTTGCCAAAGGGATTACAAAAGCCAGGCCAGAAGCTGAAGGAACAACATAAGAGCTATAGG TGTCTTGTCCTGCTGAAATCAGCATTAGCAGCGAGTCTGGTGACAGTGGTGGGAGTTCTGTCTTACTGGTGGGCCACAGACAGCCTGGACTGGATCTACTGA